The genomic region GTTCAGTCATGTGCTAATTTTTTTTCATACGTAACACTCGTACATTATTTTAcaatccaaatcacaattgacatcctttttGCTACCCGCAAGTTACGCTCGACAACTTTAGgcttcaccatcatcattacATTTTACTCACTTCGTACTtcttcgtaaggcttgcgaaacctgcctattaccacggatgtagagcacTTCATCCGTGCTATCAGCTTGAAATACAATTGGACGAGTGGAAATAATTCCAGCGGGAAAGTCCCAACAAAAAAACTCGGACGCCTCAGTAAAAAATTGTTCATACTTTTGTTATCATACCATTAAATTGGGAGCAGAGACAGATCCATACACTATGTACATAACGCGATATTGGTAGTTTTTTCTTCCACTTCGTTTAACCGCAGTGCAACGCAATTTACACCAAACTGACAGACACGAACAATAAGAATAGATATGGTGCTCAACCTGTGAAGACCCGCCAGGCTGGAAGAGTACCGGGCCCCAAGCCTCGATGGGGTCCAACCCATGCTACTGGTGGTCCCTTGACCCCGCCTCGAGGAGCCAGGAGACGTGTGGCAAGGAAAGCTACTGGCCAACCTGATGACGAGCAGAGATATTGGTAGTCAAATAGGGAGTTTCCAATCTCCCTAACTAAGGACTCGATAATCAACAAATTTTCATCACAGATTCATGTTATGACGATAAATGGCATATCACACAGTTTTATGATTTgatttacttttcaaggtcacagaggtcaaatagtgtaattTGGCTGATGGCGGCATGTTTCGTAAtttactggagctattgactttaaacttggtacattaTGTAGCCCTATGTTATgaaatttcggtccggttcgATTCCTGGTTTTGGTCATTGgttattttttatcataaactctctgtgagggaggtgagcacaatggccctggccattttaaATAACTAATGTGGTCTACTTCATATCGAATCATAATTGGGGACTGAGAAGATGTTCATGTCTCAAGCTGATCTTTTTTTATCAACTGCAAGAAACATGGCAAACTGTctagatacatgtaattgtataaAAGTAACTGATAAGATTCAATTATCTAAGGCAGTACGCCTGACATTCTAGCTACGCATGCGTCTCAGCACCttttcatatcaaaatatgGTGACTCGGGCCTATATATATCGATATCATGTGAATGCCGGAATGGGAACTACGGATTAGTCTTGTGACAAAACGGACATGCATTGGTTATAGTCTTTGTTACCTGTGATATGTTCAGCCTATGGGATAAAGGAGCTGAGACAACCAGTAGCTACGCAGTATAAATATTGGGATTTCCCCGCAGAGAACTTTCCGCTTGTGCTCTAGAAAATGGAAGGAAGTGCTTGTGTCCGAGGCCTACAAACCTTGCACGCACTCGTGTTATTAGTATATCTATGAAACCGGGCAAGCTGGGAGGAAGGCGGTGCATTATCTGAAATCTTCGAAGAACCATAACGTGCATACTGGGTAAGTTCATCTTTGCTAACTTTAAAATGTATACGGCATGAGGCTTTGGTGTTTGAAATTCTtagcaaaattttcaaaaacaaatagAAAAGTAGTGTATACATTTTGTTGCGAATCAAGATACAACAATGGCGACCGTTTTCGTGTGAGGTTTCAGAGCATGCACCTTACAGTGCTTTGCGTGGGTGATCTAACTGAAAGGGTTACAAGGATACGAACGAATGCATTACACTATGCACTATTTCATGAAGGGACTAATAGTAAAAGTTAAAAATGTAATCAGGTACAGCAGGAAAAGTAGTTCCGAACATGTACAGGCCATCCTCTTAGTACCTTCCCTATATCGTCTCGGTTGATCCACGCAAAGGAAATGTTTGGATTATGGAGTTTAGTAGTACATTCTGTAGTACATTTCAATGGATACAATAGGCGCACACATCAGGTCACTAATTTTTGTGGTATACATCCGTTGGGACTAAGGCATCGAAGTTCAGAGTTTCCCTCTGAACTTGAGTTAGTTATGTGTATTATACATATGCTTTCCTGTTCCAGCACACAAGGAGCGGCCATGGCCCAACGAACCACCGAGATCAACCACTATCTTTCCCTCATCATCTCCATCGCCTTCTCCATCGGCTTCCTATCAACAAGATGGCTCGGGGTCTGGGATGCGGAGTTCTACGTCTACATCTACATCATTGCACTGTTTTCATCGAGTATAATCGCGATGGCGTTTTGCTGGCGGAAGAACAGTGACTCGGAGTCTCTGACGATTCGGGGGCGAGATACTGTAAACGAGCGACATCGGTCTGTTTCTGTCATTGCTACGGGTGGATTGGTTGTTTTCTTCGTCGGGTCTGCTGTCAATGACATTTACGGCGTGGTAGCCCTTTCAGCGTGTATGGACACCTACATCCATTTCGGCTGCGGAACTCGGGAGAGATTGGGAGACGCCATTGGAATGACGATCGGTGTTCTCTACCTTGCAACCCAAGTAATGTTTCTGATTTGGGCGGGATATCGACAATTCGAACGCGGGATGAAATTCCGTCTGCCGTTTTTgttgaacactatttcaaaCGTAACTATTATCTTTTACATAATGTTAGATGAAGCGGAGGGCGTAAAACCAAGCCGAATATGGCATTGTCGAATATGGCCGCCACTGAACACGACCGACATGCATTGCGTCAACAAAACCACATCGTTTTTCGAAACGGTGGAAGCAGTTGGAGGCTATCTGACTGGCTTTCATTCTGAGTTCGCCGTTTTGGCCACTTCTCTCAACCTTGCGCTCTTCAATGCAGCGAGTCATGTGACTGGTTCGGGTATTTCCGTGACATTGCGCGGGAAATTACCGAGTGCTCTTGACGCCGACGCGAGCTGGGAACACGATCGAGCAGACGACGATGGCGCAGAGTTATCTACTGAGGAGGATATATCAAGTCGTAGATATGGGACATATATTTTACAAGACTCACAGACACTCTCCATACAGCAATCAGCCTATGGGGCTCTGGAAGGTTCTGCCGGGCAATCAGGACAAAATCAAGTGAAGACATCTTACGGAAGTATCTGGACAAAGGTTACCCGTTTATGTTGTGTACAGTGCGGGAACTTGGAATCGGACTCTCCAGACATCAGCCCGCTGCTTCCTTGGGAAGTCCGTTCAAGTAACTTCCAAAATCGATGCAAGATTCTAGCGTTCTTAAGCATGGGACTTGTCCTCGTCTACACAGTATTCATGCTGCTGCTGACAACAGACTACGGTCAGAAGAAAATATTCGCCCCGATCAGCTTCCTCGCGAATGCTCTGTATCTTGTAATGCTTGTCTTTACGGTGTCGTTGAGAAACCAGGCCGGGAAGGCCTTGCAGAATGGCCCTGTTTCAGATCGTCACATCGGAGTGGAAGGAGGAGTCCTATTCTTCTCCCATTTCTGTTTGATCCTgtttattttcatgacttccatTCCGTCTGTTTACTATCTATTCGCTCAGAAAGAAACCAGGACTGATGCGTCACTTCCGGAAACAGTTCTCCAACTTTCGAACATTACAAGCATCGTATTGTTGATACTACAAGTCACCATACAAACGAAAGCCATTTTCTACCTCAACTGGATTCGAAAGCGTAACagggtagatggcagcaccttcgATTCAGCATGGCCGATCATCTGTTTTCTAATGGTTGCGAATTTCGGACAGTGGTTTTGCGAAACAATGGTAGAGATACGTACCCCAGAGTACAGGCCTACTGCTGTAAGATACTACGGCAAGGTGACATGGGCCACCATCATACGGGTTCTCTTCCCCTTCAT from Lineus longissimus chromosome 19, tnLinLong1.2, whole genome shotgun sequence harbors:
- the LOC135503075 gene encoding uncharacterized protein LOC135503075 → MAQRTTEINHYLSLIISIAFSIGFLSTRWLGVWDAEFYVYIYIIALFSSSIIAMAFCWRKNSDSESLTIRGRDTVNERHRSVSVIATGGLVVFFVGSAVNDIYGVVALSACMDTYIHFGCGTRERLGDAIGMTIGVLYLATQVMFLIWAGYRQFERGMKFRLPFLLNTISNVTIIFYIMLDEAEGVKPSRIWHCRIWPPLNTTDMHCVNKTTSFFETVEAVGGYLTGFHSEFAVLATSLNLALFNAASHVTGSGISVTLRGKLPSALDADASWEHDRADDDGAELSTEEDISSRRYGTYILQDSQTLSIQQSAYGALEGSAGQSGQNQVKTSYGSIWTKVTRLCCVQCGNLESDSPDISPLLPWEVRSSNFQNRCKILAFLSMGLVLVYTVFMLLLTTDYGQKKIFAPISFLANALYLVMLVFTVSLRNQAGKALQNGPVSDRHIGVEGGVLFFSHFCLILFIFMTSIPSVYYLFAQKETRTDASLPETVLQLSNITSIVLLILQVTIQTKAIFYLNWIRKRNRVDGSTFDSAWPIICFLMVANFGQWFCETMVEIRTPEYRPTAVRYYGKVTWATIIRVLFPFIIYYRYHSTTLFAEFLLWGRSARQHPQAW